GTTCTCGTACGTCATCGGCATCTTGTCCGTGTAGGCACCGTTGTTCACCATCCACGCCCACGAACTGTTCCGGATCGTCGCGCGGTCGCCGCCGTCCGGGTTGTACAGACAGCGGTCCTCGCTCTGCTGGCCGCCCTCGGGCCAGTGGAAGCCGTCGATCACCGCGCCGTCCTCGACGTCGATGCCGGCCTTCGAGTCCTTGTTGTCGCCGCGGACGACGATGTTCTCGAAGCCGCCGGCGATGGAGCCGTCCATCGTGCCGCCGGCCATGTTGACGACGACGTCGCCGCGGTCGCCGCCACCGACCAGCGCGTCGCCCGACCCGATGTCGAGGTCGTCGTCGTCCCACGTGTACTCGCCCGGCGGGATCGTGACCTCGCCGTTCGGAGAGCTGTACTCGCCGAACGGTTCGGCCGCCGACGCGGCCTCCGACGCCAGCACGCCCGCGCCGCCGACCGTCGCGAACGCGCCGATCCCCTTCAGCAGCGTCCGGCGGCTCGCGGACGCGGTAGTCGCCTCCTTCTCGTCGGTAGCTGTACCGTTCGATCCGTCTTCCCCGGTATGGCTGTCTGCCATGGTTCGAAGGTCGGCGATAATTAAAAGTAGGATCCGACGACTTCGCCCCAGAACGGCGGTAGGTACGAGTTAATTGGGTCCACACGCCGGTACGGCGTCCGTACGCTAGCGGCCGGATACCGATACGATACCGTTCAGATGCGACCCGGACGATCGAATCCGCGTAGGCGGAGATTTCAACCGAGTAAGGGGATCGACGCGATCGGTAAGACAGTCCATATCCGATCGGCACCGACGCTCGCGACGGAAACGACCGGCTACCGCTCCGTGGGGCGGACCCGCACCGACCGGCGGACGGGGCGGCGGTACGTTCAGCCGAGCCGTCGGTACGTTCGACCTTCCGCGGGGGAGGGCGTCGTCCCCGCGAGCGCCGACCGGCCCCGTCGACACGGGGCGTCAGTACCAACTTACTCGGCGCGGGCGGCGGTTGGGACTGGACATAACAAAGACCGGATCCCGAGTCCGTCACGACGTGAACGACCGAGAGCGGTCTCGACTCCGAACCCTCCTGATCGGTCTCGACGGCGCCTGTTGGCCGGTGATCGACCCGATGCTCGAGGAGGGCACGCTGCCGGCGCTCGCTTCCCTGTTCGCGGAGGGCGTCACGGGGGACCTCGACTCGCAGATCCCGCCGTGGACCCCGAGCGCGTGGCCGTCCCTCTACACCGGTGTCAACCCCGGTAAGCACGGCGTATTCGACTTCCTCCGGTTCGACGGGTACGACTGGGGGTTGGTCGACCGCACCGACGTCCGGGAGCACGCCATCTGGGAGCTGCTCGACCGCCGCGGCCTGTCCAGCGTCGTCGTGAACGTCCCCGTGACGGGACCGCCGCGCCCGTTCGACGGCGCGCTCGTCCCGGGCTACGTCTCCCCCGAGGACCCGACGTGCCACCCCGAGGGCTTGCTCGCCGACCTCCGCGACCGGCCGGGCGGCTACGAGGTGTACGCCCCCGACCACGTCGACGGCGACGACCGCGTGGACTGGTACGAGCGGCTTACCCGGATGCGCGGGGACGCGTTCCGCCGGTTGGCCGACGAGCACGACCCACACTTCGGGTTCCTGCAGTTCCAGCAGACGGACACCGTCTTCCACGAGCGCCCCGACGACGACGAGGCGATCCGACGCGTCTTCTCGGCCGTCGACGACGAGGTCGCCCGCACGCTCGACCACTGCGACCCCGACACGGTGATCGTCGCCAGCGACCACGGGATCGGCCCGTACGAGGGTCCCGAGTTCCGCGTCAACAACTTCCTCCGCGGCGAGTCGCTCGTCTCGACGACGACCGGCGAGGGCGGGATGCCCACGTGGGGGGAGTTGGCCCGCGACGGCGACGACGCGCCCACGCTGGCCCGCCGGCTCGTCCAGGCGGGGTCGGCGGTGGGGCTGACGAGCCAGCGGCTCGGCCGACTGTTGGCCGCGCTGCGGCTCGACGACTTCGTGCTCGATCACGTGTCGAAGGAGACGGTCCACGCCGCCACCGAACGCGTCGACTTCCCCGCCTCGACGGCGTACATGCGCTCGCGGACGGAGCTGGGCGTCCGGATCAACAAGGCCGGGCGCGAGCCGAACGGCGTCGTCTCCCCCAGCGAGTACCCCTCGATCCGCGACGACCTGATCGCGGCGTTGGAGTCGGTACGGACGCCCGACGGCGACCCCGTGTTCTCGGCGGTCGTCCCGCGCGAGGACGTCTACCACGGCCCGTACGTGGACGAGGCCCCCGACGTCGTCACGCTGCCCCGGGAGTTCGACGTGCTGCTGTCGGCGTCGCTGCGCGACGAGCCGTTCGGCCCGCCATCCGAGGCGTGGAACCACAAGCCGACCGGACTGGTGTCGGTGTCGGGCACCGGCGTCGACCCCGACACGCCGCTGGACCGTGCGCACCTGTTCGACGTCGCGCCGACGGTGCTGTCGTCGATGGGCGTCCCGCCGAGCGACCGGATGGACGGGGAGACGCTGGCGCCGGTGTCGTCGGTGCCGCCGATCGAGTACGCGCCGTTCAGCGTCCGCGAGGTCGACCGCGCCGACACCGAGTCCGTCGAGCAACGGCTCTCGGGTCTGGGCTACCTCGAGGGGGACGGATGAGCATCGAGATCCGGTCCGTCGACGACGACGAGACGTGGAACGGCTACCTCGACCACGCGCGGACGCCGACGCCGTTCCACCGCGCGGAGTCGCTGGCGGCGCTGGCTCGCGCGGCCGACGCGCGCCTCCACCGGCTCGGCGGCTTCAAGGGCCAGGAACCGGTCGGTGTCTTCCCCGTGTTCGAACTCGAGCGCGGACCGGTCACCGGGGTGTTCTCCCCGCCGCCGGATCTGAAGGTGCCGTATCTCGGTCCCAGCCTCGTCGTCAGGGGGAGCCGGCCGAAGCGTCGCCGGCTCGAACGCCAGCACCACGAGTTCGTCGAACGGGCGCTCGACCACCTGGCGGCGACGGTCGATCCGTCGCTCGTCCACCTCCGGACGCCTCCCGGCTACGAGGACGTCCGCCCGTTCTCGTGGCGCGCCTACGACGTCGACCCCCGGTACACGTACGTCGTCGACCTCTCCCGGGACGCCGACGACCTGCTCGCCAGCTTCAGCTCCGACGCCCGCCGGAACGTCACCGACGACTACGACGTCGACTACACGATCGACGTCGGCGGGCCGGCGGAGATCCGGACGATCGTCGAACGGACGGCCGCCCGGTACGCCGAGCAGGGGGAGCCGTTCCCCGTCGAACCCGACTTCGTGGTCGACCTCTACGAGGCGCTCCCCGAGGGGATGGTGCGCCCGACCGTGTGTCGCGTCGACGGCGACGTCGTCGCGGGCACGATCTGTATCGAGGGGTACGGGACGGCGATCCGGTGGCTCGGCTCGGCCAAGCCCGCCGGCGACCTCCCGGCGAACGACATCATCGACTGGCGCTACTGCCGGGCGGCCGCCGACCGCGGCGTCACCGCCTTCGACCTCGCGGGCGCCAACAACCAGCGCATCGCCGAGTACAAGGCGAAGTTCTCCCCCGACCTCGTGCCGTACTACCGGCTCAAGTGCTGTTCGCGCACGATGGACGTGGCCGTCTCCCTGTACAACAAACTCCGGTAGCCCGCGTCGGGTCGTCGCCCGACCGCCGGTCTCACTCGTCCCGTTCGACGACGACCGCCCCGCCCGAGGAGACGCGGACGATCGTGCCCGCGTACGAGAAGCTGACCTCGACGTCGCCGCCCGACTCCGCGATCACGGTGTCGAGCGCGTCGCCGTCGATCCGATCGTTGAGGACGGGCAGCGTCTCGGGGTCTCGCCCGACCGCCTCGCTCACGGCGAGGACGACGCCCGTGCTCGGACGGTCGAACGCTGTCCAGTCGGATCTGATCGTCAGCGAGTCGTCGTTCCCCCCTCCGCTCGCCGTGTGGTCTGCCGTCATTTCTCCGGGTACTCCTTGAACCGAGTAGTCTATTTCGAGTGATAAGTGATCCGATATCTCGCCCCGACGTGTCGGCAGTCGGACCGAACCGGCGACTGTCCACGACGACCGTAAACCGCCGCGAGCGTTCCGGTACGGCGTCGGGGTCGCCCCCGCCGACACGACGTGACAGGAATCACACCCACCGAATTGAACCTGCACCGAGTACATAAGTCACTCCGGTCGATCGGTCCCCTCGGCGCCCCCGGCGGCGGACGGGTCGTCGACGGCACGCGCCAACGCCGCCGGGCCGACGAGGTCGACCCCGTACACGTCGGCGACGGCGACGGCCCGGGCGCCGAACTCGACGGTCGACACCACAACCGCGCCTTCGGCGTCGTGGCGGCGCATCACCTCGACCGCGCGCCTAACCGCCGGCGCGCTCGGGCGGCG
The sequence above is a segment of the Halobaculum lipolyticum genome. Coding sequences within it:
- a CDS encoding GNAT family N-acetyltransferase encodes the protein MSIEIRSVDDDETWNGYLDHARTPTPFHRAESLAALARAADARLHRLGGFKGQEPVGVFPVFELERGPVTGVFSPPPDLKVPYLGPSLVVRGSRPKRRRLERQHHEFVERALDHLAATVDPSLVHLRTPPGYEDVRPFSWRAYDVDPRYTYVVDLSRDADDLLASFSSDARRNVTDDYDVDYTIDVGGPAEIRTIVERTAARYAEQGEPFPVEPDFVVDLYEALPEGMVRPTVCRVDGDVVAGTICIEGYGTAIRWLGSAKPAGDLPANDIIDWRYCRAAADRGVTAFDLAGANNQRIAEYKAKFSPDLVPYYRLKCCSRTMDVAVSLYNKLR
- a CDS encoding HalOD1 output domain-containing protein, which translates into the protein MTADHTASGGGNDDSLTIRSDWTAFDRPSTGVVLAVSEAVGRDPETLPVLNDRIDGDALDTVIAESGGDVEVSFSYAGTIVRVSSGGAVVVERDE
- a CDS encoding alkaline phosphatase family protein, with amino-acid sequence MNDRERSRLRTLLIGLDGACWPVIDPMLEEGTLPALASLFAEGVTGDLDSQIPPWTPSAWPSLYTGVNPGKHGVFDFLRFDGYDWGLVDRTDVREHAIWELLDRRGLSSVVVNVPVTGPPRPFDGALVPGYVSPEDPTCHPEGLLADLRDRPGGYEVYAPDHVDGDDRVDWYERLTRMRGDAFRRLADEHDPHFGFLQFQQTDTVFHERPDDDEAIRRVFSAVDDEVARTLDHCDPDTVIVASDHGIGPYEGPEFRVNNFLRGESLVSTTTGEGGMPTWGELARDGDDAPTLARRLVQAGSAVGLTSQRLGRLLAALRLDDFVLDHVSKETVHAATERVDFPASTAYMRSRTELGVRINKAGREPNGVVSPSEYPSIRDDLIAALESVRTPDGDPVFSAVVPREDVYHGPYVDEAPDVVTLPREFDVLLSASLRDEPFGPPSEAWNHKPTGLVSVSGTGVDPDTPLDRAHLFDVAPTVLSSMGVPPSDRMDGETLAPVSSVPPIEYAPFSVREVDRADTESVEQRLSGLGYLEGDG